From the Serratia nematodiphila DZ0503SBS1 genome, one window contains:
- a CDS encoding MmcQ/YjbR family DNA-binding protein — translation MNNSALLEYCMAKPGAEQSDQNQWQASQIKVGDVMFAMVCEVEGRPALAVKSSPELAESLREHHPEIVACDGLNKAHWNTVFLDGNLPNSQFYTLIDSSYQLVVDGLPEHVRQELRA, via the coding sequence ATGAATAACAGCGCATTGCTGGAGTACTGCATGGCGAAGCCGGGCGCGGAGCAGAGCGACCAGAACCAGTGGCAGGCCAGCCAAATCAAGGTGGGCGACGTGATGTTCGCCATGGTGTGCGAGGTCGAAGGGCGGCCGGCGCTGGCGGTCAAGTCCAGCCCGGAGCTGGCGGAAAGCCTGCGTGAACACCATCCGGAGATCGTCGCCTGTGACGGCCTGAACAAGGCGCACTGGAATACGGTGTTTCTCGACGGCAACCTGCCGAACTCGCAGTTTTACACGCTGATCGACAGCTCCTATCAGCTGGTGGTGGACGGCCTGCCCGAACACGTGCGCCAGGAACTGCGCGCCTGA
- a CDS encoding Lrp/AsnC family transcriptional regulator, translating to MYNIDDFDMKILTLLQANGRLTNQELSELVGLSASQCSRRRISLEQAQLIRGYHARLAPEAVGLGLVGLIEVSLITHAQEQIDSFHQMLEEVDAILDAYKTTGDADYLLKVAVADLPALSEFISQTLSPHKSVAHIKTAVVLNRIKENGLLPVAR from the coding sequence ATGTACAACATTGACGATTTTGATATGAAAATCCTGACGCTGTTACAGGCCAACGGCCGTCTGACCAATCAGGAGCTGAGCGAGCTGGTGGGGCTCTCCGCTTCCCAGTGCTCACGGCGGCGCATCAGCCTGGAGCAGGCGCAGCTGATCCGCGGTTACCACGCGCGGCTGGCGCCGGAGGCGGTCGGCCTGGGGCTGGTGGGGCTGATCGAAGTCAGCCTGATCACGCACGCGCAGGAGCAGATCGACAGCTTTCATCAGATGCTGGAGGAAGTGGACGCGATCCTGGACGCTTACAAGACCACCGGCGACGCCGATTACCTGCTCAAAGTGGCGGTGGCGGACCTGCCGGCGCTGAGCGAGTTCATCAGCCAGACGCTGTCGCCGCACAAAAGCGTGGCGCATATCAAAACGGCGGTGGTGCTCAATCGCATCAAGGAAAACGGTTTATTGCCAGTGGCGAGATAA
- a CDS encoding amino acid aminotransferase, whose translation MFQNVDAYAGDPILSLMEKFKQDPRAHKVNLSIGLYYDAQGIIPQMRAVAAAQAQLNSVEHGASVYLPMEGLQSYRSAIQQLLFGAQHPMLQQGRIATIQTVGGSGALKVGADFLKSYFPDSQVWVSDPTWENHVAIFSGAGFKVNTYPYFDSESLGVKFDAMLAALKQLPKHSIALLHPCCHNPTGSDLTPAQWDEVVEVIAEREIIPFLDIAYQGFGGGMEQDAYAIRAIAAAGLPCLVSNSFSKIFSLYGERVGGLSVVCESEEAAGRVLGQLKATVRRNYSSPPNFGAQLVAKVLNDAQLKTQWLDEVESMRTRILEMRHALVDTLKSALPQRNFDYLLAQRGMFSYTGFSAAQVDRLREEFGVYLIHSGRMCVAGLNHNNVRQVAEAFAAVQ comes from the coding sequence GTGTTCCAGAACGTTGACGCCTATGCCGGCGATCCCATTCTGTCGCTGATGGAAAAATTCAAACAAGACCCGCGCGCGCACAAGGTGAACCTGAGCATCGGCCTGTACTACGATGCGCAGGGCATCATTCCGCAGATGCGGGCGGTCGCCGCGGCGCAAGCGCAGTTGAACAGCGTCGAGCATGGCGCCTCGGTATACCTGCCGATGGAAGGGCTGCAGTCTTACCGTTCCGCCATCCAGCAGCTGCTGTTCGGCGCGCAGCACCCGATGCTGCAGCAGGGGCGCATCGCCACCATTCAGACCGTCGGCGGTTCCGGCGCGTTGAAAGTGGGCGCCGACTTCCTGAAAAGCTATTTCCCGGATTCGCAGGTGTGGGTCAGCGATCCGACCTGGGAAAACCACGTCGCCATCTTCAGCGGCGCCGGTTTCAAAGTGAATACCTATCCATATTTTGACAGCGAAAGCCTGGGCGTGAAGTTCGACGCCATGCTGGCCGCGCTGAAACAGCTGCCGAAGCACAGCATCGCGCTGCTGCACCCGTGCTGTCACAACCCGACCGGTTCCGACCTGACCCCCGCCCAGTGGGATGAGGTGGTCGAGGTGATCGCCGAACGTGAAATCATTCCGTTCCTCGACATCGCCTATCAGGGCTTCGGCGGCGGCATGGAGCAGGACGCCTACGCCATTCGCGCCATCGCGGCGGCCGGTTTGCCGTGCCTGGTGAGCAACTCGTTCTCGAAGATCTTCTCGCTGTACGGCGAGCGCGTCGGCGGCCTGTCGGTGGTGTGCGAAAGCGAAGAGGCGGCCGGGCGCGTGCTGGGCCAGCTGAAGGCCACCGTGCGCCGCAACTACTCAAGCCCGCCAAACTTCGGCGCGCAGCTGGTGGCCAAGGTGCTGAACGACGCCCAGCTCAAAACCCAGTGGCTGGACGAGGTGGAGAGCATGCGCACCCGCATTCTCGAGATGCGTCACGCGCTGGTGGACACCCTGAAGAGCGCGCTGCCGCAGCGCAACTTTGATTACCTGTTGGCGCAGCGCGGCATGTTCAGCTACACCGGCTTCAGCGCGGCGCAGGTCGATCGTTTGCGTGAAGAGTTCGGTGTCTACCTGATCCACAGCGGCCGCATGTGCGTGGCCGGCCTGAACCACAACAACGTGCGCCAGGTGGCCGAGGCGTTTGCCGCGGTGCAGTAA
- the alr gene encoding alanine racemase produces MKAATAVIDRRALRHNLQQVRRQAPQSRLIAVVKANAYGHGLLETAHTLQDADCYGVARIGEALMLRSGGIVKPILLLEGFFCAEDLPVLVANNIETAVHSIEQLEALEQAELARPVPVWMKLDTGMHRLGVRPEQAEAFYQRLCACRNVAQPVNIMSHFSRADEPESDATLKQIACFEQFARGKPGQRSVAASGGTLLWPDAHNEWVRPGIILYGVSPLDNGSGAEHGLQPAMTLKSSLIAVREHKAGEAVGYGGTWVSPRDTRLGVVAMGYGDGYPRSAPTGTPILINGREVPIVGRVSMDMISVDLGPAAADKVGDEAVLWGPALPVERIAVCTGISAYELITKLTQRVAMEYIGD; encoded by the coding sequence ATGAAAGCGGCAACCGCTGTAATCGACCGCCGCGCTCTGCGACATAATCTGCAACAGGTGCGCCGCCAGGCGCCGCAAAGCCGCCTGATTGCCGTTGTGAAAGCAAACGCTTATGGACATGGCCTGCTGGAAACAGCACACACCCTGCAAGACGCCGACTGCTACGGCGTAGCGCGCATCGGCGAGGCGCTGATGCTGCGCTCCGGCGGCATCGTCAAACCGATCCTGCTGCTGGAAGGCTTCTTCTGTGCCGAAGACCTGCCGGTGCTGGTGGCGAACAACATCGAAACCGCGGTGCACAGCATCGAACAGCTCGAAGCGCTGGAGCAGGCCGAGCTGGCGCGTCCGGTGCCGGTGTGGATGAAGCTCGATACCGGCATGCATCGGCTGGGGGTGCGTCCCGAACAGGCGGAGGCGTTTTATCAGCGCCTGTGCGCCTGCCGCAACGTGGCGCAGCCGGTCAATATCATGAGCCACTTCAGCCGCGCCGATGAGCCGGAGTCCGACGCCACCCTGAAACAGATCGCCTGCTTCGAGCAGTTCGCGCGCGGCAAACCGGGCCAGCGCTCGGTCGCCGCCTCCGGCGGCACGCTGCTGTGGCCGGACGCCCACAACGAGTGGGTGCGCCCCGGCATCATTCTGTATGGCGTGTCGCCGTTGGATAACGGCAGCGGCGCCGAGCATGGTCTGCAGCCGGCGATGACGCTGAAATCCAGCCTGATCGCGGTGCGCGAGCACAAGGCTGGTGAAGCGGTGGGCTATGGCGGCACCTGGGTAAGTCCGCGCGATACTCGCCTTGGCGTGGTGGCGATGGGATACGGCGATGGCTACCCGCGCAGCGCGCCGACCGGCACGCCGATCCTGATTAACGGCCGCGAAGTGCCGATCGTCGGCCGGGTGTCGATGGACATGATTTCGGTCGATCTCGGGCCGGCCGCCGCCGATAAGGTAGGGGATGAAGCGGTGCTGTGGGGGCCGGCGTTGCCGGTCGAGCGTATCGCCGTCTGTACCGGCATCAGCGCTTATGAACTGATCACCAAGCTCACGCAGCGCGTGGCGATGGAATACATCGGCGACTGA
- a CDS encoding NAD(P)-dependent alcohol dehydrogenase: MNITHAYAAHDAKSALVPFDYQPRALRDHDVQIQVLFCGVCHSDLHQARNEWSNTIYPVVPGHEIVGRVSAVGDHVSRYRIGDLVGVGCMVDSCRSCPSCDEGLEQYCENGFTGTYNGQDRHTGAVTYGGYSTNLVVDQDFVLRVPENLDPAGVAPLLCAGITTYSPLRQWGAGPGKKVGIVGLGGLGHMGVKLARAMGAHVVLFTTSPSKIEDAKRLGAHEVVISRNPDEMAQHVNSFDFILNTVAAQHDLNPFLNLLRRDGTLTLVGAPEHDHPSPQVFNLIMKRRRIAGSLIGGIAETQEMLDFCGQHGITSDIELIPMQQINEAYERMLKSDVKYRFVVDIDSLRA; encoded by the coding sequence ATGAACATTACTCATGCCTATGCAGCGCATGACGCGAAGTCTGCGCTGGTGCCTTTCGATTACCAGCCGCGCGCCCTGCGCGACCACGATGTGCAAATTCAGGTGTTGTTCTGCGGCGTCTGCCACTCGGATCTGCACCAGGCGCGCAATGAATGGAGCAATACGATTTACCCGGTGGTGCCGGGTCACGAAATCGTCGGCCGCGTTAGCGCCGTCGGCGACCATGTCTCGCGTTACCGAATCGGCGATCTGGTCGGCGTCGGTTGCATGGTGGATTCCTGCCGCAGCTGCCCGAGCTGCGATGAGGGGCTGGAACAGTATTGCGAGAACGGCTTTACCGGTACCTATAACGGCCAGGATCGCCACACCGGCGCCGTGACCTACGGCGGCTACTCCACCAATCTGGTGGTGGATCAGGACTTCGTGCTGCGCGTGCCGGAAAACCTCGATCCGGCCGGCGTCGCGCCGCTGCTGTGCGCCGGCATCACCACCTATTCGCCGCTGCGCCAGTGGGGCGCGGGGCCAGGCAAAAAGGTCGGCATCGTCGGGCTCGGCGGGCTGGGGCACATGGGCGTCAAACTGGCGCGGGCGATGGGCGCGCATGTGGTGCTGTTCACCACCTCGCCGTCGAAAATCGAAGACGCCAAGCGCCTCGGCGCCCATGAAGTGGTGATTTCGCGCAACCCGGATGAGATGGCGCAGCACGTCAACAGCTTCGACTTCATCCTCAACACGGTAGCGGCTCAGCACGATCTGAACCCGTTCCTCAACTTGCTGCGCCGCGACGGCACCCTGACGCTGGTCGGCGCGCCGGAGCACGATCATCCGTCGCCGCAGGTGTTCAACCTGATCATGAAGCGTCGCCGCATCGCCGGTTCGCTGATCGGCGGCATCGCGGAAACGCAAGAGATGCTGGACTTCTGCGGGCAGCACGGCATCACGTCGGATATCGAGCTGATCCCGATGCAGCAAATTAATGAGGCCTATGAACGCATGTTGAAAAGCGACGTGAAGTACCGCTTCGTGGTGGATATCGACTCGCTGCGCGCCTGA
- the dnaB gene encoding replicative DNA helicase, with the protein MAGKKPTNKTNADETRERSRDRQMEGLKMPPHSLEAEQSVLGGLMLDNERWDNVAERVVANDFFSRPHRLIFSEMQRLLEMSKPIDLITLSESLEQKGELDSVGGFAYLAELSKNTPSAANIGAYADIVRERAVVREMISVANEIADAGYDPQGRSSEDLLDLAESRVFQIAENRASKDEGPKGIERILEDTVSRIEQLYQQPHDGVTGVDTGYQDLNKKTAGMQKSDLIIVAARPSMGKTTFAMNLCENAAMTQEKPVLIFSLEMPGEQIMMRMLASLSRVDQTRIRTGQLDDEDWARISSTMGILLEKRNMYIDDSSGLTPTEVRSRARRIFREHDGLSLIMIDYLQLMRVPALSDNRTLEIAEISRSLKALAKELQVPVVALSQLNRSLEQRADKRPVNSDLRESGSIEQDADLIMFIYRDEVYHENSDLKGIAEIIIGKQRNGPIGTVRLTFNGQWSRFDNYAGPQYDDE; encoded by the coding sequence ATGGCAGGAAAAAAACCAACCAACAAAACAAACGCGGACGAAACCAGAGAGCGTTCCAGAGATCGTCAGATGGAAGGGCTGAAGATGCCGCCGCACTCGCTGGAGGCCGAGCAGTCGGTGTTGGGCGGTTTGATGCTGGATAACGAGCGTTGGGACAACGTGGCGGAGCGCGTGGTCGCCAACGACTTCTTCAGCCGCCCGCATCGCCTGATCTTTTCCGAGATGCAGCGTCTGCTGGAGATGAGCAAGCCTATCGATCTCATCACCCTGTCTGAATCGCTCGAACAGAAGGGCGAGCTGGACTCGGTCGGCGGCTTTGCCTACCTGGCCGAGCTGTCGAAAAATACCCCGAGCGCCGCCAACATCGGCGCCTATGCCGACATCGTGCGCGAGCGCGCGGTGGTGCGCGAAATGATCTCGGTGGCTAACGAGATCGCCGACGCCGGCTACGATCCGCAGGGGCGCAGCAGCGAAGACCTGCTCGATCTGGCGGAATCCCGCGTATTCCAAATCGCCGAGAACCGCGCCAGCAAAGACGAAGGCCCGAAGGGCATCGAGCGCATCCTGGAAGACACCGTATCGCGCATCGAGCAGCTGTATCAGCAGCCGCACGACGGCGTGACCGGGGTCGATACCGGCTATCAGGACCTCAACAAGAAAACCGCGGGCATGCAAAAGTCCGATCTGATCATCGTCGCCGCCCGTCCATCGATGGGGAAAACCACCTTCGCCATGAACCTGTGCGAAAACGCCGCGATGACTCAGGAAAAACCGGTGCTGATCTTCAGCCTGGAGATGCCCGGCGAACAGATCATGATGCGTATGCTGGCGTCGCTGTCGCGCGTGGATCAGACTCGCATCCGTACCGGCCAGCTCGATGACGAGGACTGGGCGCGCATTTCCAGCACCATGGGCATCCTGCTGGAGAAGCGCAACATGTACATCGACGACTCCTCTGGCCTGACGCCGACCGAAGTGCGCTCGCGCGCGCGGCGCATTTTCCGCGAGCACGACGGGCTTAGCCTGATCATGATCGACTACCTGCAGCTGATGCGCGTGCCGGCCCTGTCCGACAACCGTACGCTGGAGATCGCCGAGATTTCGCGCTCGCTGAAGGCGCTGGCGAAAGAGCTGCAGGTGCCGGTGGTGGCGCTGTCGCAGCTGAACCGCAGCCTGGAGCAGCGCGCCGACAAACGCCCGGTCAACTCCGACCTGCGTGAATCCGGCTCTATCGAGCAGGATGCCGACCTGATTATGTTCATCTATCGTGATGAGGTGTATCACGAGAACAGCGATCTGAAAGGGATCGCGGAAATTATTATCGGTAAGCAGCGTAACGGCCCGATCGGCACCGTGCGCCTTACCTTTAACGGCCAGTGGTCGCGTTTCGATAACTACGCGGGGCCACAATACGATGACGAATAA
- a CDS encoding quinone oxidoreductase: MAKRIQFSATGGPEVLQYVDFTPLDPAAGEVQIENKAIGINYIDTYVRSGLYAPPSLPSGLGTEAAGVVVKVGAGVSAIKPGDRVVYAQSSLGAYSEVHNVPEEKVALLPHNLSFEQGAASFLKGLTVHYLLRQTHDVQPGEVFLFHAAAGGVGLIACQWAKALGARLIGSVGSDEKAALAKQAGAWATINYHKEDIAQRVAELTHGEKVGVVYDSVGQSTWQASLNSLKRRGLMVSFGNASGPVTGVDLALLNQKGSLYVTRPSLNGYITNRAELQYASNELFSLIGSGAIRVEVRDEQKFALADAQRAHQVLESRSTSGSSLLIP; encoded by the coding sequence ATGGCCAAGCGCATTCAGTTTTCCGCCACCGGCGGGCCGGAAGTCTTGCAATACGTTGATTTTACACCGCTCGATCCCGCCGCCGGCGAAGTGCAGATCGAGAACAAAGCGATCGGCATCAACTACATCGACACCTATGTGCGCAGCGGGCTGTACGCGCCGCCCAGCCTGCCGAGCGGCCTCGGCACCGAGGCGGCCGGCGTGGTGGTCAAGGTTGGCGCCGGGGTCAGCGCGATCAAACCGGGCGACCGGGTGGTGTATGCGCAGTCGTCGCTCGGCGCCTACAGCGAAGTCCACAATGTGCCGGAAGAAAAAGTGGCGCTGCTGCCGCACAACCTCAGCTTTGAGCAGGGCGCCGCTTCTTTCCTGAAAGGGCTGACGGTGCATTACCTGCTGCGCCAGACCCACGACGTGCAACCGGGTGAAGTGTTCCTGTTCCATGCCGCCGCCGGCGGGGTTGGGCTGATCGCCTGCCAATGGGCCAAAGCGCTGGGCGCGCGCCTGATCGGCAGCGTCGGCTCCGACGAGAAGGCCGCGCTGGCGAAACAGGCCGGCGCCTGGGCCACCATCAACTACCACAAAGAGGATATCGCCCAGCGGGTGGCCGAGCTGACGCACGGCGAGAAGGTTGGCGTGGTGTACGATTCAGTGGGGCAAAGCACCTGGCAGGCCTCGCTCAACAGCCTGAAGCGGCGCGGCCTGATGGTCAGCTTCGGCAACGCCTCCGGCCCGGTGACGGGAGTCGATCTGGCGCTGCTGAATCAGAAGGGCTCGCTGTACGTCACCCGCCCTTCCCTAAACGGTTACATCACCAACCGCGCCGAGCTGCAGTACGCCAGCAATGAGCTGTTCTCGCTGATCGGCAGCGGCGCCATTCGGGTGGAGGTGAGAGACGAGCAGAAATTCGCGCTGGCCGACGCCCAGCGTGCGCACCAGGTGCTGGAAAGCCGCAGCACCAGCGGTTCCAGCCTGCTGATCCCCTGA
- a CDS encoding transporter substrate-binding domain-containing protein: MKKLLPLALLLAAGSAGAQSHLDKVLQQKTLEVCTTGDYKPYTFLKEDGGYEGIDIDMAESLAKSLGAKVKWVKTSWKTLTPDFASGKCDIAMGGISVTLERQKQVFFADKLDTDGKIPLVRCTDVKKYRTIEQINKPSVRLLEPAGGTNEAFVHAYLPKAKLTLTHDNMSIFQQLVDRKADVMITDASEALYQQKRYPKLCAVNPTKPMQYGEKAYMLPRDDLSWKLYVDQWLHLAKATGEYQKIIDKWLAVKK, encoded by the coding sequence ATGAAAAAGCTACTCCCCCTCGCGCTGCTGCTCGCCGCCGGCAGCGCCGGCGCGCAATCCCACCTGGACAAAGTGCTGCAGCAAAAGACCCTGGAGGTCTGCACCACCGGCGACTACAAGCCCTACACCTTCCTCAAGGAAGACGGCGGCTATGAAGGCATCGACATCGATATGGCGGAATCGCTGGCGAAGAGCCTGGGCGCCAAGGTGAAGTGGGTGAAAACCAGCTGGAAAACCCTGACGCCGGACTTCGCCTCCGGCAAGTGCGACATCGCCATGGGCGGCATCTCCGTCACGCTGGAGCGGCAAAAGCAGGTGTTCTTCGCCGACAAGCTGGATACCGACGGCAAAATTCCGCTGGTGCGCTGCACTGACGTGAAGAAATACCGCACGATAGAACAGATCAACAAACCGTCGGTGCGCCTGCTGGAACCGGCGGGCGGCACCAATGAAGCCTTCGTGCACGCCTATTTGCCGAAGGCCAAACTGACGCTGACGCACGACAACATGAGCATTTTCCAGCAGCTGGTGGATCGCAAGGCGGACGTGATGATCACTGACGCCTCCGAGGCGTTGTACCAACAAAAGCGCTATCCGAAGCTGTGCGCGGTGAATCCGACCAAACCGATGCAGTACGGCGAGAAGGCTTACATGCTGCCGCGCGACGATCTGAGCTGGAAACTGTATGTGGATCAGTGGCTGCACCTGGCCAAGGCGACCGGCGAGTATCAGAAGATTATCGACAAGTGGTTGGCGGTAAAGAAGTAA
- the maa gene encoding maltose O-acetyltransferase: protein MAMSEEKRKMIAGELYDAGDELLRSERRRARQLTHRYNHSSPEEGELRKQWLGELLGRYQGGTIEPTFRCDYGYNIYLGKNFYANFDCVILDVCEVHIGDNCLLAPGVHIYTATHPLDAETRVGGAEFGKAVRIGDNVWIGGRAVINPGVTIGDNAVVASGAVVTKDVPANCVVGGNPARIIKQL from the coding sequence ATGGCCATGAGCGAAGAAAAGCGCAAGATGATCGCCGGGGAACTGTACGACGCCGGCGATGAACTGCTGCGCAGCGAACGCCGGCGCGCACGCCAGCTAACGCATCGCTATAACCACTCCTCGCCGGAGGAGGGCGAGCTGCGCAAACAATGGTTGGGTGAGTTGCTGGGCCGCTATCAGGGCGGTACCATCGAGCCGACCTTCCGCTGCGACTACGGCTATAACATCTATCTCGGCAAGAACTTCTACGCCAACTTCGACTGCGTGATCCTCGACGTATGCGAGGTGCATATCGGCGACAACTGCCTGCTGGCGCCGGGCGTGCATATCTATACCGCCACCCATCCGCTGGACGCCGAGACTCGCGTCGGCGGGGCGGAGTTCGGTAAGGCTGTCAGGATTGGCGACAACGTGTGGATCGGCGGGCGCGCGGTGATCAATCCGGGAGTGACCATCGGCGATAATGCGGTCGTGGCCTCCGGCGCGGTGGTGACCAAAGACGTGCCGGCCAATTGCGTGGTGGGCGGCAACCCGGCCAGGATCATCAAGCAGCTATAA
- a CDS encoding secondary thiamine-phosphate synthase enzyme YjbQ: MWHQQTLILSAKARGFHLVTDEIVNQLTHLHRLQTGLLHLLLQHTSASLTLNENCDPTVRADMEQHFLRQVPENAPYQHDYEGPDDMPAHIKSSLLGASLTLPVRHGRLMLGTWQGIWLGEHRIHGGARRIVATLQGE, encoded by the coding sequence ATGTGGCATCAGCAAACGCTAATCCTCAGCGCAAAAGCGCGTGGCTTTCATCTGGTTACCGACGAGATAGTCAACCAGTTAACCCACTTACACCGCCTGCAAACCGGCCTGCTGCATCTGTTGCTGCAGCACACCTCGGCCTCGCTGACGCTCAACGAGAACTGCGATCCCACGGTGCGAGCCGATATGGAGCAGCATTTCCTGCGTCAGGTGCCGGAAAACGCACCCTATCAGCATGACTACGAAGGGCCGGACGACATGCCGGCGCACATCAAATCCTCGCTGCTGGGCGCTTCCTTGACGCTGCCCGTCAGGCACGGGCGGCTGATGTTGGGCACATGGCAGGGCATCTGGCTGGGAGAGCACCGCATCCACGGCGGAGCACGCCGTATTGTGGCCACGTTACAGGGGGAATAA